DNA sequence from the Salvia splendens isolate huo1 chromosome 19, SspV2, whole genome shotgun sequence genome:
CCAGGCCATcacttaaaagttaaaaccaaTTTCCAACATTGGGCAAGAAGAGATTTGATGAACTTGGATTTGACTACTGTAGGATTAAGATAACATCAATGTGGTAAATTTACATAACCAACTATTGATTGCATTAGTTTATCTGTACTTAAGTATAGTCTATGCTGTAAAACGCATATGCATAGGCAGAAAGCAACACCTTTGAACTTACTCAAGCAAGCATAATATAACCAAACTCACCAAAATAGCCTCAATCATAAATTTCTATCACTTGCAAAACTAAATCTTAGtatcaaaaccaaaaaaaaataaaaagctaCCCAAAAATCCACTTTTCTTGTTGTAAATGACTGCTGTTCTTGTATCATATTCCGAAAGCAAAAGCAAACCAGTTCCAATAGTAGAACAGACAGAAACGACGCAGATGTACAATGCTGCTCTCGTTTCATCTCCGAACTCTTCCCATAATGCAAATCAGTgcaaatttccttttttttaaacacAAACAGACATATATACCATCAATGCTCCATGCCTTGTTTCCCCGAATACTAACGAAACGCGGGAGCCGGTGCAACAGAAATGTAGTTCACACAACCCCAACATGTACCTCAGAAGTTGATCTCCTGCCTCTCGGAGAAGAACTTGCCAGTCACAAACTGATCAGGAAGCAGGGCAAGCCACACGGCTGTGTCAGCTCCTTCCTCGATACTAATATGTCCAGCCCAGCTAGTCATAGCGGTCCTCACCCACCCAGGGCAGTAGCAATTGATGTATATCTTCTGCCCTTCTGGTCGACTAGCAAACTCCCTCGCCATCAGCCTTGTGTACGTGTTAACCGCCAGTTTCGACAAAGAGTAGTCTGTAAACACATTAGGCCATCCACCTTCTTTCCAACTCCCATCATTCACTTGTTTCAAGAATGTATCCATCACTCCATCAATCAACTCCTCAGACAGCAACTCCTCGTTTTCAAGCTTTTTTCTTACTTCCGCATTTTCAATTCTCTACACAAACAATAAGGCCATGTCAGAGAATCTGAATCGTTGATCTGATTATAAACAAGCTTACATTTCTTCTCCCGCTGAGCCTTCCCAATTTGGAACTGACATTAATGATCCGACCACCTGGCTCGGAAGGCCTCATAAGAGGAACCATTGCCTTGATCATGTTTTTGGTGCCAAAATAGTTTGTCTGGATAACTTGATCAGCTTTTTCCACAGAGTTGTCTGATCCAGCATTGTAATTCACTCCAGCATTGTTAATCTACAAATTCTCACATCATCAATGAAAACAAAGGATGAGAGTGAAGGGAGAGAGGCAATATATTTACCAATATATCTACACCATCATATTCTTGCTTGAGCCATTGAACAAATGATTGGATTGATGGAGGGTCTGTGATG
Encoded proteins:
- the LOC121779618 gene encoding carbonyl reductase [NADPH] 1-like, producing MMAPLQLCRENKTNTHLISGSYEQHKITENENLIYSIMDKKEKAKEKKEKRRQEISLLRTIPYTDHQRWWTSETIAVVTGANRGIGFEIVRQLALHEITVILTSRETGVGQEAAKVLQEGGLNVVFHQLDITDPPSIQSFVQWLKQEYDGVDILINNAGVNYNAGSDNSVEKADQVIQTNYFGTKNMIKAMVPLMRPSEPGGRIINVSSKLGRLSGRRNRIENAEVRKKLENEELLSEELIDGVMDTFLKQVNDGSWKEGGWPNVFTDYSLSKLAVNTYTRLMAREFASRPEGQKIYINCYCPGWVRTAMTSWAGHISIEEGADTAVWLALLPDQFVTGKFFSERQEINF